A genomic window from Triticum urartu cultivar G1812 chromosome 7, Tu2.1, whole genome shotgun sequence includes:
- the LOC125519158 gene encoding protein SAWADEE HOMEODOMAIN HOMOLOG 2-like, whose protein sequence is MFEDSTEDADEWYDPGADFASPGDVEALRARFRRECPPLDDSRCGDLRPGDKLCLACCIRDDVEKLKYYDAVLETIKRAAHGVEQCTCRFTVRWTEGPRSGCLDKVGIDVVCCVPESPIQDPVLSEFLDDLTKRFAEDQETATAASQQADPTPMSEEELCGYSLAYSSSNSLFVL, encoded by the exons ATGTTCGAGGATTCCACCGAGGATGCGGACGAGTGGTACGATCCAGGGGCTGACTTCGCATCCCCTGGTGACGTGGAGGCGCTCCGCGCCAGGTTCCGCCGGGAATGCCCGCCCCTCGACGATTCCCGCTGCGGGGATCTCCGCCCGGGCGACAAGCTCTGCCTCGCCTGTTGTATCCGCGACGACGTCGAGAAGCTCAAGTACTATGACGCCGTCCTCGAAACCATAA AGAGGGCAGCGCACGGCGTGGAGCAGTGCACGTGCCGTTTCACGGTCCGCTGGACGGAGGGGCCGCGCAGCGGTTGCTTGGACAAGGTCGGCATCGATGTGGTCTGCTGCGTGCCGGAGTCACCGATCCAAGATCCGGTGCTGAGCGAGTTCCTGGACGACCTGACAAAGAGGTTCGCCGAGGACCAAGAGACGGCGACGGCAGCGTCTCAGCAGGCAGACCCGACCCCGATGAGCGAGGAGGAATTGTGCGGGTACAGTCTCGCATACTCCTCGAGTAATAGTCTTTTCGTCTTGTAA
- the LOC125523361 gene encoding uncharacterized protein LOC125523361 yields MYYYYEGSEIRTQRSIDSIATVYSRSRVLLLRHLVSSVQQKPLESLRSGEIVSSVGLGITSGFSSISHSGQVPDGVCVRSTRTSGRQIAQVGRSPMLDPGGASSCWLELGCKRVDGSMPHKHCTMLSPTPWLQGGRVRRDHQFGDLRHCSCHYHGHLHHCVIRQQPLAQGKATGVEASEMLCPGDCEKGKCLCGFC; encoded by the exons ATGTATTACTACTATGAAGGTTCAGAAATAAGAACTCAAAGAAGTATTGACAGCATAGCTACTGTATATTCAAGGAGTCGGGTTTTGCTCCTGCGTCATCTCGTCTCCTCCGTTCAGCAAAAGCCTCTAG AATCATTGAGATCTGGAGAGATCGTAAGTTCAGTCGGCCTTGGCATCACGAGCGGGTTCAGTTCGATCTCGCACAGTGGGCAGGTCCCTGATGGTGTGTGCGTCAGGTCTACTCGCACGAGTGGACGTCAGATCGCGCAAGTGGGCAGGTCCCCAATG CTCGATCCAGGAGGTGCTAGCTCATGCTGGCTGGAACTAGGATGCAAAAGGGTTGACGGATCCATGCCGCACAAGCACTG CACCATGCTCAGTCCAACCCCGTGGCTTCAGGGTGGCCGAGTTCGTCGCGACCATCAGTTCGGAGACCTGCGTCACTGCTCATGTCACTACCATGGCCACCTGCATCACTGCGTGATCCGTCAACAGCCTCTTGCACAAGGAAAAGCAACAGGAGTAGAGGCGTCTGAGATGCTCTGTCCTGGCGACTGTGAGAAAGGCAAGTGCTTATGCGGCTTTTGCTGA